From Paracoccus aminovorans, one genomic window encodes:
- a CDS encoding tyrosine-type recombinase/integrase, protein MVKRLRLNEKSVREAAPEPGRDYQIFDSEVRGFAICIYRSGNRAFTLDYRHAGRQRRMTLGRWPEWSTAAARERAKELRRDIDAGGDPLGAKEDGRDSPRFKDLVERYAEVHLPNLAKTNASDQRSMLTKLVAPDWNNRLVTEITPYDVEKLLNRIAEGRARPHKAKPNNRARKLQGSKPTPVRANRVGEVLRKMFTYAQSWGWRDDNPASGFRRRIENPRERFLSQEEIRKLAAALDAAEDRRAADIIRLCMLTGARVGEVRQARFEHFNLEHLSWSKPASMTKQRKIHRLPISDEAAAIVRQRQLLVPRGCAFLFPGDVPGRPVKEIRRFWHQIQKQVGIEDIRIHDLRHTFASLLVSGGASLEMIGKLLGHSQTQTTARYAHLMDSPLRAGVDAVASAFRPKPVLVPDAEEQARKSA, encoded by the coding sequence ATGGTGAAACGATTGAGGTTGAACGAGAAATCGGTGCGGGAGGCGGCGCCGGAACCGGGACGGGACTACCAGATTTTTGATAGTGAGGTGCGGGGTTTCGCCATCTGCATCTACCGTTCCGGCAACCGGGCCTTCACGCTGGATTACCGCCATGCCGGGCGGCAGCGGCGAATGACTCTGGGTCGGTGGCCGGAATGGTCGACTGCGGCGGCGCGGGAGCGGGCGAAGGAGTTGCGCCGCGACATCGATGCCGGGGGAGATCCTCTGGGCGCCAAGGAAGACGGGCGGGATTCGCCCCGGTTCAAGGATCTGGTCGAACGCTATGCCGAGGTGCATCTGCCGAACCTCGCCAAGACCAATGCCTCGGATCAGCGCTCCATGCTGACCAAGCTGGTCGCGCCGGACTGGAACAACCGGCTGGTGACCGAGATCACGCCCTACGACGTCGAGAAGCTGCTGAATCGCATCGCCGAAGGCCGGGCACGTCCGCACAAGGCCAAGCCCAACAACCGGGCCCGCAAGCTGCAGGGATCGAAACCGACGCCGGTGCGTGCCAACCGCGTCGGCGAGGTGCTGCGCAAAATGTTCACCTATGCGCAAAGCTGGGGTTGGCGCGATGACAATCCGGCCTCGGGCTTTCGCCGCCGGATCGAGAACCCGCGTGAACGGTTCCTGTCGCAGGAGGAGATCCGGAAACTGGCGGCGGCGCTGGACGCGGCCGAGGATCGGCGCGCTGCCGATATCATCCGGCTCTGCATGCTGACCGGCGCGCGGGTCGGCGAGGTCCGGCAGGCCCGGTTCGAGCATTTCAATCTCGAACACCTGAGCTGGTCGAAGCCCGCCAGCATGACCAAGCAGCGGAAAATCCACCGGCTGCCGATTTCGGACGAGGCAGCTGCCATTGTTCGCCAAAGGCAACTGCTGGTGCCGCGCGGCTGCGCGTTCCTGTTCCCGGGCGATGTACCCGGCCGGCCGGTGAAGGAAATCAGGCGCTTCTGGCACCAGATCCAGAAGCAGGTCGGGATCGAGGATATCCGGATCCACGACCTGCGCCACACCTTTGCCTCGCTGCTGGTCAGCGGCGGCGCGTCGCTGGAGATGATCGGCAAGCTTCTGGGTCACAGCCAGACCCAGACCACGGCGCGCTATGCGCATCTGATGGATTCGCCGCTGCGCGCTGGGGTCGATGCCGTGGCCAGCGCCTTCCGGCCGAAGCCGGTGCTGGTCCCTGATGCCGAGGAACAGGCGCGCAAGAGCGCCTGA
- a CDS encoding glycosyltransferase family 2 protein, with translation MQDITRETANTTPRVLHLGPTVPDLSFVIPAFNEAETIVETLNRVSRKARRLVPQSEILVVDDGSTDATLELIQSGHWDVPVRLLRLSRNFGKEQAIMAGLRHAAGKAVVILDADLQEPLRYVDTMLEKYREGYEIVYAVRAHRNDESWLKRRCTAAFYRFLNIGSEVPMPAGARDFRLMDRKVVDALCALPESNRFMKGLYAWVGFRSLAIPVELQPRGGGSTKFGFRRLLKLGMTGLTAFTDWPLRMWTGIGMVLASLSILYGLFLASRTLFLGHDVPGWSTLAVAIFFFSGIQLMSIGVLGEYLARVFSEVKGRPGYLIAEDVTIAASPEC, from the coding sequence ATGCAGGATATCACCCGCGAAACGGCAAATACCACGCCACGGGTACTCCACCTCGGTCCGACGGTGCCGGATCTGTCCTTCGTCATTCCGGCCTTCAACGAGGCGGAGACTATCGTGGAAACACTGAACCGGGTGTCGCGCAAGGCGCGCAGGCTGGTTCCGCAATCTGAAATTCTGGTGGTCGATGACGGCAGCACCGATGCCACGCTGGAACTGATCCAATCCGGCCATTGGGACGTACCCGTCCGCCTGCTACGCCTGTCGCGCAATTTCGGCAAGGAACAGGCAATCATGGCCGGGCTGCGCCATGCGGCGGGCAAGGCGGTTGTGATCCTCGACGCCGACCTGCAGGAGCCCCTGCGTTATGTCGACACCATGCTCGAGAAATACCGCGAGGGCTATGAGATCGTCTATGCCGTGCGCGCCCATCGTAACGACGAGAGCTGGCTGAAGCGCCGCTGCACGGCTGCCTTCTATCGCTTCCTGAACATCGGCAGTGAGGTGCCGATGCCCGCCGGAGCACGCGATTTCCGGCTGATGGATCGCAAGGTCGTCGATGCGCTTTGCGCCCTGCCCGAAAGCAACCGCTTCATGAAGGGGCTTTATGCCTGGGTCGGCTTTCGCTCGCTGGCGATCCCGGTCGAGTTGCAGCCGCGCGGCGGGGGCAGCACCAAATTCGGCTTCCGGCGACTGCTGAAACTGGGCATGACCGGACTGACCGCCTTTACCGACTGGCCTCTTCGCATGTGGACCGGGATCGGGATGGTGCTGGCCAGCCTGTCGATCCTATACGGGCTATTCTTGGCCAGCCGCACCCTGTTTCTTGGTCATGACGTGCCGGGTTGGTCGACACTGGCGGTGGCAATTTTCTTTTTCAGCGGCATCCAGTTGATGTCCATCGGTGTGCTGGGCGAATATCTGGCGCGCGTGTTCAGCGAGGTGAAGGGCCGCCCCGGCTATTTGATTGCCGAGGATGTCACCATCGCCGCATCGCCCGAATGCTAG
- a CDS encoding VRR-NUC domain-containing protein produces the protein MTRRTPEADIQRAIIHTLRVVLPRDAIIHHSANEVGSGGKAARQRQAILTGMGVFPGFADLIVLTGGQVLFLEVKSPSGRLSPAQKAFRDMVKAQGFGWALVRSVEDALGALADHGITTRVQAMNPRRRACA, from the coding sequence ATGACCCGTCGCACGCCCGAGGCCGATATCCAGCGCGCCATCATCCACACGCTTCGCGTCGTTCTGCCCCGCGATGCCATCATTCATCATTCCGCCAATGAGGTCGGATCAGGTGGCAAGGCCGCACGCCAGCGCCAGGCGATCCTGACTGGCATGGGCGTGTTTCCGGGCTTCGCCGATTTGATCGTCCTGACGGGCGGCCAGGTGCTGTTTCTGGAAGTGAAGAGCCCCTCTGGCAGGCTCAGCCCGGCGCAGAAAGCGTTCCGCGACATGGTGAAGGCGCAGGGCTTCGGCTGGGCGCTGGTGCGTTCTGTCGAAGACGCGCTGGGCGCGCTGGCCGATCACGGCATCACCACCCGGGTGCAGGCAATGAATCCGCGCCGGAGGGCCTGCGCATGA
- a CDS encoding winged helix-turn-helix domain-containing protein, with protein MRVLVVEDHTETAEYISSSLRAQGHLVDHCDNGREGFLAALDNNYDVMIFDRMLPGLDGLTLIKSVRGAGVKTPILILSAMDGIDDRVEGLEAGSDDYLVKPFSFQELSARLAALTRRPPLKTEETVLQVADLEMNLIRRTVTRAGQSLDLQPREFSLLEYLMRNAGRVLTRTMLLESVWDFHFDPKTNVVETHISRLRNKVDRPFDTELIHTVRGAGYSLHG; from the coding sequence ATGCGCGTTCTTGTGGTCGAGGATCATACCGAAACGGCGGAATATATCTCTTCCAGCCTGCGCGCGCAGGGGCACCTGGTCGATCACTGCGATAATGGCCGCGAAGGCTTCCTGGCAGCGCTGGACAACAATTACGATGTGATGATTTTCGACCGTATGCTGCCGGGTCTGGACGGGCTGACACTGATCAAATCGGTGCGCGGCGCAGGGGTAAAAACACCGATCCTGATCCTGTCAGCGATGGACGGCATCGACGACCGGGTCGAAGGGCTGGAGGCAGGATCGGACGATTATCTGGTCAAGCCGTTCTCGTTTCAGGAATTGTCTGCGCGGCTGGCGGCCCTGACCCGCAGACCCCCCCTGAAGACCGAGGAAACCGTCCTGCAGGTGGCCGATCTGGAAATGAACCTGATCCGTCGCACGGTCACGCGGGCGGGCCAGTCGCTGGACCTCCAACCCCGCGAATTCAGCCTGCTGGAATATCTGATGCGCAATGCCGGACGTGTGTTAACCCGCACCATGTTGCTGGAATCGGTCTGGGACTTTCACTTCGACCCCAAGACCAATGTCGTCGAGACCCATATCAGCCGCTTGCGTAACAAGGTCGACAGACCTTTCGACACCGAATTGATCCACACCGTCCGCGGCGCTGGCTACAGCCTGCATGGCTAG
- a CDS encoding ArnT family glycosyltransferase → MTITEAYSAQRPAATHARKILRPTLHDMQLDNTARRFLLAVLTGFGLLRIWAMFAVPFTDTTEARYAEIARKMVETGNWLTPQFDYGVPFWGKPPLHTWLSAGGMQLFGVNEAAARLPILLTALAVLFLVWLWVRDNVGRNTALVATVVLATMAMFFGASAFVMTDMPMVLGTTLVMVGFWHAVSGAGSRWSYAVFLGLAIGMLAKGPVAVVLCAIPLTLWLTLTRNWHLLRQLPWTRGTTMLMVLVVPWYVAAEIATPGFLHYFLIGEHIQRFLTPGWQGDLYGSGHQEAKGMIWLFWLMAALPWSLVPALLLTRPGKTLTTVRQDRSGWLIYLLLWAVSPLLLFTPASNILAAYVLPGLPAAAVLLVVLFAEVFETQPGRATRVGFAIATSAIFALFLALTSGAIFVPQQIRLKSDKALVAATSAALPDAQLYTLGGRNYSAEFYSGGKARAIENEDFARLAIDGAPAAFSVPPDQATEAAAFGLENLGEYGRHVLFVTPAAGEVK, encoded by the coding sequence ATGACAATAACCGAGGCCTATTCGGCCCAGCGGCCTGCCGCGACGCACGCCCGGAAAATTCTGCGCCCGACGTTGCATGATATGCAGCTGGACAACACCGCACGTCGGTTCCTGCTCGCGGTTCTGACGGGATTCGGGCTTTTGCGCATTTGGGCGATGTTTGCCGTGCCTTTCACCGACACGACCGAAGCGCGCTATGCGGAAATCGCGCGCAAGATGGTCGAGACCGGAAACTGGCTGACGCCGCAATTCGACTATGGCGTGCCCTTTTGGGGTAAGCCGCCTTTGCATACCTGGCTGTCGGCGGGCGGGATGCAGTTGTTTGGCGTGAATGAAGCCGCCGCGCGCCTGCCAATTCTGCTGACGGCGCTGGCTGTGCTGTTTCTCGTCTGGCTCTGGGTGCGCGATAACGTTGGGCGTAACACTGCATTGGTCGCGACTGTCGTGCTGGCAACGATGGCGATGTTCTTTGGCGCATCCGCCTTTGTGATGACCGACATGCCGATGGTCCTTGGCACGACACTGGTCATGGTCGGGTTCTGGCATGCGGTCAGCGGGGCAGGCAGCCGCTGGAGCTATGCCGTTTTCTTGGGGCTGGCGATCGGAATGCTTGCCAAGGGTCCGGTGGCCGTGGTCCTTTGTGCCATCCCGCTGACGCTTTGGCTGACCTTGACGCGGAACTGGCACCTATTGCGTCAGCTTCCGTGGACACGGGGCACAACGATGCTGATGGTGCTGGTGGTGCCTTGGTATGTCGCCGCCGAAATTGCCACGCCCGGTTTCCTGCACTATTTCCTGATTGGAGAGCACATTCAGCGCTTCCTGACCCCCGGCTGGCAAGGCGACCTTTACGGGTCCGGGCATCAGGAAGCAAAGGGAATGATCTGGCTGTTCTGGCTGATGGCGGCTTTGCCTTGGAGCTTGGTTCCGGCCTTGTTGCTGACCCGTCCCGGCAAAACCCTCACGACCGTCCGACAAGATCGCTCTGGCTGGCTGATCTATCTGCTGCTCTGGGCTGTGTCTCCGCTTTTGCTGTTCACACCGGCATCCAACATCCTTGCCGCCTATGTTCTACCGGGCCTGCCTGCCGCCGCCGTTCTGCTGGTCGTGCTGTTCGCAGAGGTGTTCGAGACTCAGCCGGGTCGTGCGACGCGGGTCGGTTTCGCTATCGCGACATCGGCGATATTTGCGCTTTTCCTCGCGCTGACCTCGGGCGCCATTTTTGTACCTCAGCAAATTCGGCTGAAATCCGACAAAGCGCTGGTCGCTGCCACCAGCGCGGCATTGCCCGACGCGCAACTTTATACCCTCGGTGGTCGCAACTACTCGGCTGAATTCTATTCGGGCGGCAAAGCGCGGGCCATTGAGAACGAAGACTTTGCAAGGCTGGCTATTGACGGCGCACCGGCTGCATTTTCGGTGCCGCCCGATCAAGCGACAGAGGCCGCAGCATTCGGACTTGAAAACCTGGGTGAATATGGGCGGCATGTCCTGTTCGTTACCCCAGCCGCAGGCGAGGTGAAATGA
- a CDS encoding sensor histidine kinase — protein sequence MARHTGISRFLRSTSARLSLRFAALYAIITALVFGLSYHFADREISEWVSDQLADDAAGFASLYESDGLEAVQAKLGGFAGFNFEDYRIYLLEDANGTVLAGNVDAIDGKGSGYVPVDAIHAEKPRYEDVTGYLLHSVQLGPNRLTLGTSTYFLEELREVLERGFVAGFILLLLAGLLAGIIVGRRTEQRLTQISTTLKSVAMGQLERRVPTTGTDSDDLARMADEINRTIAQLQKMVDSQKQISADIAHDLRTPMQRLRQRLDVLLNAPDLTRENREVAEQAVEIADDLIEIFHALLRIAQIEAGQRSVRFAATPLAPILARIEDAYGPVAEENDQTLVFGIEDQDAMVLGDQHLLTQMIANLVENALRHSPPGTRIEVTLARSDNSVLLKVSDNGPGIPAEERDKVFRRFYRLEKSRTTPGNGLGLSMVRAIAELHSAEVTMSDNNPGLRVLLRFQQGSTARSLA from the coding sequence ATGGCTAGGCATACTGGCATATCGCGCTTCCTGCGCTCGACCTCGGCGCGCCTGTCACTGCGGTTCGCGGCGCTTTACGCAATCATTACCGCCTTGGTATTCGGGCTAAGCTATCACTTCGCGGATCGCGAGATCAGTGAATGGGTATCAGATCAACTGGCCGATGATGCGGCTGGTTTCGCAAGTCTCTATGAAAGCGATGGGCTGGAGGCGGTTCAGGCAAAGCTAGGAGGTTTTGCCGGCTTCAATTTCGAAGACTATCGGATCTACCTGCTTGAGGACGCCAATGGCACCGTTCTGGCCGGAAATGTCGATGCCATCGACGGAAAGGGCAGCGGCTATGTCCCCGTCGATGCAATTCACGCCGAAAAGCCACGCTATGAGGATGTTACCGGCTATCTGCTACATTCGGTGCAACTCGGCCCGAACCGGCTGACCTTGGGCACAAGCACCTATTTTCTTGAAGAGCTGCGCGAGGTTCTCGAGCGCGGATTCGTTGCGGGCTTCATCCTCTTGCTGCTTGCTGGTTTGCTTGCGGGGATCATTGTAGGTCGCAGAACCGAACAACGGCTGACCCAGATTTCAACGACATTGAAGTCGGTGGCGATGGGCCAATTGGAACGTCGCGTCCCCACCACTGGAACCGACAGCGATGATCTTGCCCGCATGGCAGATGAAATCAACCGGACCATCGCCCAACTTCAGAAGATGGTCGACAGCCAGAAGCAGATATCAGCAGATATTGCCCATGATCTTCGCACCCCGATGCAGCGTCTGAGGCAGCGGTTGGATGTGCTGCTGAATGCGCCCGATCTGACGCGTGAGAACAGGGAGGTCGCGGAACAGGCCGTCGAGATTGCCGACGATCTGATCGAGATATTCCATGCTCTGCTGAGGATCGCGCAGATCGAAGCCGGTCAGCGTTCAGTTCGGTTCGCCGCAACCCCGCTGGCTCCGATCCTCGCCCGGATCGAGGACGCCTATGGCCCCGTCGCCGAGGAGAACGATCAGACGCTGGTGTTTGGCATTGAGGATCAGGACGCAATGGTTTTGGGCGATCAGCACCTGTTAACCCAAATGATCGCAAATCTCGTTGAAAACGCCCTGCGCCACAGCCCTCCGGGAACGCGAATTGAGGTGACACTGGCAAGGTCAGATAACAGCGTTCTGCTTAAGGTTTCAGATAATGGACCGGGCATCCCAGCGGAAGAGCGGGACAAGGTCTTCCGCCGCTTTTACCGCCTTGAGAAAAGCCGAACCACTCCGGGCAACGGCTTGGGCCTTAGCATGGTCAGAGCGATCGCGGAACTACACAGCGCAGAGGTAACAATGAGCGATAACAATCCGGGCCTGCGCGTTCTGCTGCGTTTCCAGCAAGGCAGCACCGCGAGGAGCTTAGCCTAG
- a CDS encoding helix-turn-helix transcriptional regulator — MTQPMSAEPEIEPRLLRGWISRYDLAQELGLTVDTLGRWERRRKGPACVRAGRKIFYRMSVVQDWLQSQEMPRVADSKADNASKARGRK, encoded by the coding sequence ATGACACAACCCATGAGTGCGGAACCGGAAATCGAACCGCGCCTGCTGCGCGGCTGGATCAGCCGTTACGATCTGGCTCAGGAACTCGGCCTGACGGTCGATACGCTGGGGCGCTGGGAGCGACGGCGGAAAGGTCCAGCCTGCGTCCGTGCCGGTCGCAAGATCTTTTACCGGATGAGCGTGGTGCAGGACTGGCTGCAGTCGCAGGAAATGCCGCGTGTCGCCGACAGCAAGGCTGACAACGCCAGCAAAGCGCGGGGGCGGAAATGA
- the mprF gene encoding bifunctional lysylphosphatidylglycerol flippase/synthetase MprF — MNLSDTTQMASAGGGTLARLRAYAPYLLAVLLFGLGTYALYRLLAPVDINAVAAQIRSTPRHLVALALGSTFAGYLCLAAYDWSALSHIGKPLPLPVTISGGFLAYAFGNTIGLTAVSGGAVRWRLYSGLGLDGYDIAAVSTFTAVAFGVAATLVGLGALAVHPMALASVLPFQTSSVRLLAITAILVILGPLVWASVTRRRLKVGRFELQAPSPGLLATQLLISLGDITFSALTLYLLLPAGGPGFLTFVAIFAAATMAGVVSHVPGGVGVFETIVIAALPASVGVDKIAAALLLYRLIYFLVPFALALVLMAAFESWRALGGTTRNSGMSRLFAATEPAFRAIEPTAPILLAIMVFGSGMWMSLSALLPPVSQTTEAAEALFPLAFVEGSTLLTSALGALLIVLSLGLARRSLGAFWLTIGAMLAGAIVALLQRTEMEQAVTLIVAVLILLPFRRAFHRRSVLTHGAMTPGWAALLLAAILSVSFVLFYAHKSIPYAHELWWQFAIDANAPRALRSGLLISLFIGAGSLLFLLRAPRFQPQPPDTGTLEAARRIAMASDQPDAGFALTGDKAIMLSDGGDALVMFGVSGGSWLAYGGPVGEPVGAQEVGFRFVDAARRAGARPVFYEIGPESVPLMLELGMVMHKMGEEAVVDLSRFTLDGAARKKLRAAHARAGRDGLSLEIVSPPHDDGLLSQLRQTSDEWLTAKNAREKGFSVGRFEDEWLNRWPIAVVRQGDRVVAFANLMTTDSRRTCSIDLMRHSDAAPGGTMEFLFTELMLQLKAQGFARFSLGMAPLSGLEPDRSGRLWDRFGNMIYRHGGSFYNFEGLRAFKAKFDPDWLPHYLATPSGLPPLKPLADAAMLISRDRPQR; from the coding sequence ATGAATCTTTCCGACACGACCCAAATGGCTTCGGCTGGCGGCGGCACCTTAGCCCGATTGCGGGCCTACGCGCCCTATCTGCTGGCCGTGCTGTTGTTCGGGCTGGGCACCTATGCGCTTTACCGCCTGCTAGCGCCGGTTGATATTAACGCGGTCGCGGCTCAGATCCGGTCAACGCCAAGGCACCTTGTCGCGCTTGCCCTTGGTTCCACATTTGCGGGCTATCTGTGTCTTGCGGCCTATGACTGGTCGGCGCTAAGCCATATCGGCAAGCCACTGCCGCTGCCGGTGACGATCAGTGGCGGGTTTCTGGCCTATGCCTTTGGCAATACCATCGGGTTGACGGCCGTATCCGGCGGTGCCGTACGGTGGCGGCTATATTCCGGTCTTGGTCTCGATGGCTATGACATCGCCGCCGTATCCACCTTCACGGCAGTGGCATTCGGGGTTGCTGCCACGCTGGTCGGGCTGGGCGCGCTTGCCGTGCATCCGATGGCGCTGGCCTCGGTGCTGCCATTTCAAACCTCCAGCGTCAGGCTCCTGGCCATCACTGCCATTCTGGTCATTCTGGGGCCACTGGTCTGGGCTTCTGTCACCCGGCGGCGGCTTAAGGTCGGCCGTTTCGAATTGCAGGCACCATCGCCCGGTTTGCTGGCGACCCAGCTTCTGATCAGCCTTGGCGATATCACCTTTTCCGCGCTGACGCTTTATTTGCTGCTGCCAGCGGGTGGGCCCGGCTTTCTGACCTTCGTGGCGATCTTCGCTGCCGCGACGATGGCCGGCGTCGTCAGCCATGTGCCGGGCGGGGTCGGCGTGTTCGAAACCATCGTCATCGCGGCGCTGCCCGCCTCGGTCGGTGTCGACAAGATCGCCGCCGCCCTGCTTTTGTATCGGCTGATCTATTTTCTTGTGCCCTTCGCACTTGCGCTGGTCCTGATGGCGGCATTCGAAAGCTGGCGCGCGCTTGGCGGCACGACGCGCAACAGCGGCATGTCTCGCCTCTTTGCCGCAACCGAACCGGCGTTCCGTGCCATCGAGCCCACCGCGCCGATCCTGCTTGCCATTATGGTTTTCGGCTCGGGGATGTGGATGTCGCTGTCGGCTTTGCTACCCCCGGTCAGCCAGACGACCGAGGCCGCAGAAGCCCTGTTTCCGCTGGCCTTCGTCGAAGGCTCGACCCTGCTGACCAGTGCGCTTGGGGCGCTGCTGATCGTTCTGTCGCTTGGGCTGGCGCGCCGCAGCCTTGGCGCCTTCTGGTTGACCATCGGCGCGATGCTGGCCGGTGCCATTGTCGCGCTCCTCCAGCGCACCGAGATGGAACAGGCGGTCACGCTGATCGTCGCGGTTCTGATCCTGCTGCCATTCCGCAGGGCCTTTCATCGCCGCTCGGTCTTGACGCATGGGGCGATGACGCCAGGCTGGGCTGCCCTGTTGCTGGCGGCGATTCTCAGCGTCAGCTTCGTGCTGTTCTACGCGCATAAAAGCATCCCCTACGCGCATGAATTGTGGTGGCAGTTCGCGATTGATGCGAACGCGCCGCGCGCCTTGCGCTCGGGCCTGCTGATCAGCCTGTTCATCGGCGCGGGATCGCTGCTGTTCCTGCTGCGCGCCCCGCGCTTTCAGCCGCAGCCACCCGATACCGGGACATTGGAGGCCGCGCGAAGGATTGCGATGGCCAGCGACCAGCCCGATGCGGGGTTCGCGCTGACCGGCGACAAGGCGATCATGCTGTCCGATGGCGGCGACGCGCTGGTGATGTTCGGCGTCTCGGGCGGGTCATGGCTGGCCTATGGCGGCCCCGTGGGCGAGCCGGTGGGCGCTCAAGAGGTCGGCTTTAGATTCGTGGATGCCGCGCGCCGTGCCGGTGCCCGCCCGGTCTTTTATGAGATCGGCCCTGAATCAGTGCCGCTGATGCTGGAACTGGGCATGGTCATGCACAAGATGGGCGAGGAGGCGGTGGTCGATCTGAGCCGTTTCACGCTGGATGGCGCGGCCCGAAAGAAACTGCGCGCTGCCCATGCCCGCGCGGGGCGCGACGGGCTGTCGCTTGAGATCGTGTCGCCGCCCCATGACGACGGACTGTTGTCGCAATTGCGGCAGACCTCGGATGAATGGCTTACGGCGAAAAATGCCCGCGAGAAGGGTTTTTCGGTGGGCCGTTTCGAAGATGAATGGCTGAACCGCTGGCCTATCGCGGTCGTGCGGCAGGGCGACAGGGTAGTGGCCTTCGCAAACCTCATGACAACGGATTCCCGCAGGACCTGCAGCATCGACCTGATGCGGCATTCCGACGCCGCGCCGGGCGGCACGATGGAGTTCCTGTTCACCGAACTGATGCTGCAATTGAAGGCACAGGGGTTTGCGCGCTTCTCGCTTGGCATGGCCCCGCTCTCAGGTCTTGAGCCAGATCGCAGCGGCCGGCTGTGGGACCGGTTCGGCAACATGATCTATCGGCATGGCGGCAGTTTCTACAATTTCGAAGGGCTGCGGGCCTTCAAGGCCAAATTCGACCCGGACTGGCTGCCTCATTATCTTGCAACACCGTCTGGCCTGCCACCGCTGAAACCACTTGCGGACGCGGCGATGCTTATTTCGCGCGACCGTCCGCAAAGGTAA
- a CDS encoding GtrA family protein, with translation MLGAAARFALTGGVATLVHLAIAIMLIRLGVAPLIGNAAAFATAFMVSFWGHHLFTFAGHGVDVQNSLSRFVIVAVLGFIANESSLALLLKFAAVPAELALLVSTLIAAVLTFFLSRYWAFKPDPSPMR, from the coding sequence ATGCTAGGCGCCGCCGCGCGTTTCGCCCTGACCGGAGGGGTGGCGACGCTGGTGCATCTGGCCATCGCGATCATGCTGATCCGGCTTGGGGTTGCGCCGCTGATCGGCAATGCCGCAGCCTTCGCGACCGCTTTCATGGTCAGCTTCTGGGGGCATCACCTGTTCACGTTCGCCGGCCATGGTGTGGATGTGCAAAACTCGCTATCTCGCTTTGTTATCGTTGCAGTCCTTGGGTTCATTGCCAACGAGTCGAGCCTTGCGCTGTTGTTGAAGTTTGCAGCGGTTCCGGCGGAGCTGGCTCTGCTCGTCTCGACGCTGATAGCTGCGGTGCTCACATTTTTCCTGTCGCGATATTGGGCCTTCAAACCTGATCCTTCGCCAATGCGGTGA
- a CDS encoding helix-turn-helix domain-containing protein produces MSHCATNWAILQRGLKPATKIVLWHLCDRHNPDFGCFPTQARLAADCEMSVSSLNDHLRALEEARLIHRVRCHDPQTHRRQATRYILGFENRFPDPSDDGDSGDSEPDDCEIGGDPCPDSGDGAISEKTPKPSPNLAGFHLRNSETNPVREPLREPVKEEEGARARDDRFEEFFGQLLDALGLDTDASLPGWWQGWPPREHIRRWITDLGLTEDRIIAVARDSRERHPAPPDGPRALDRAMERAARSAEATKPAEGDKRRRRSGKSSDAPRASMDEIAGFYAGLVNGDGYLPSNAISNTVRNAMLERGLVTAERLRARGVA; encoded by the coding sequence ATGAGCCATTGCGCGACCAACTGGGCCATTCTGCAGCGCGGATTGAAGCCCGCCACCAAGATCGTGCTCTGGCATCTCTGCGATCGCCACAACCCCGATTTCGGTTGCTTCCCGACCCAGGCGCGGTTGGCTGCCGATTGCGAGATGTCGGTGTCATCGTTGAATGACCATCTCCGGGCGCTGGAAGAGGCGCGGCTGATCCACCGAGTCCGCTGCCACGATCCGCAGACACATCGGCGCCAGGCAACCCGCTACATTCTCGGCTTCGAGAACCGGTTCCCCGATCCGTCGGACGATGGCGACAGCGGCGATTCCGAGCCCGACGATTGTGAGATCGGTGGCGATCCATGTCCAGATTCCGGAGATGGAGCCATCTCCGAAAAAACGCCAAAGCCGTCTCCGAATTTGGCCGGTTTCCATCTCCGAAATTCGGAGACTAACCCTGTAAGAGAACCTTTAAGGGAACCAGTAAAGGAGGAGGAGGGCGCGCGAGCGCGCGATGATCGATTTGAAGAATTTTTCGGCCAGCTGCTCGATGCGCTGGGTCTGGACACCGATGCCAGCCTTCCCGGCTGGTGGCAGGGCTGGCCACCCCGCGAACATATCCGACGCTGGATCACCGATCTCGGCCTGACCGAGGATCGGATCATCGCCGTGGCCCGCGACAGCCGCGAGCGGCATCCTGCGCCGCCGGATGGACCGAGGGCCTTGGACAGGGCGATGGAACGGGCGGCGAGGTCCGCCGAGGCCACGAAGCCTGCAGAGGGTGACAAGCGCCGCAGGCGCAGCGGTAAGTCCTCTGATGCGCCGCGCGCCAGCATGGACGAGATCGCCGGGTTCTACGCCGGGCTGGTGAACGGGGATGGATACCTGCCCTCCAACGCCATCTCGAATACCGTGCGCAATGCCATGCTGGAGCGTGGCCTGGTGACGGCGGAACGGCTCAGGGCGCGGGGCGTAGCATGA